In Anoplopoma fimbria isolate UVic2021 breed Golden Eagle Sablefish chromosome 15, Afim_UVic_2022, whole genome shotgun sequence, the genomic window CAACAGCTCCTTTGGCCTAAAGTGGGCACATCAGAAAAAAGTAGTAAGATGTAATGGAGAAACAGTGGTGAAAGATGTATTGaaaattaaagtgaaataatataatattaagaTAAACTCACTTGCAGGCTCCAGTATTGACACAGATGGTCCTCACATCATCGGTAGTAGTGAGTTCCTCGATTAACTCTGTGAGGTGCGTCTTCACAAATTTGCGGCACAGAGATTTTAAGAGGCCGATTTGGTCGCAGATGGATTTCAACTTCGATGTCAGGTTCTTTGAAAGAACAAGATTATCATTATTGCTCATAACACAATGCACAAACTAGATAGCTGCTCATTGAGCCGGCAGACTTTGAGACTTTATTTTACCTCTGCAGTGGCATTACTGCCGATGGCTTTCTTCACCTTGTTCAAAGCCCACTTGCAGGCCCAGCACACACCTGGAAGCTGCAGGTGAAAGTGACACGTATTGGgacatttttaagtgttaatTATTGTATTTGTCACTATAACTTGACATAATATTAtacataacatataatataaaatatgatataagttgaaatcagataaaaaaagttatttaacttaaaaatgtcCTTATATCTGATTACAACTCTATTCTATAATGGTCAAAATGTCTCCATACTGCTTATACAtgctaaataaagtaaaatgttacTCTTATTTGACCCTTaacttaattttaaaaaaagtatccaTGAACAATAGCTAATATTTgagaaattaaatgtttaattctaTGTGTCAAAGAGACCATTTTGATACTTTAATTACATTCTGCTTCTGTATTTTTACTTGTTGCAGTTGTTCTTTTACTTAAGCTAAAGATCGGAGCATGTCCATCATCATTCATCATAAGCCTGAGTTTATCAGGTTGGGTTTAGGCTGGGATAAGAAATACAGTCAGGGTTTGAACTTTTGATTGGTGTCAGTCCCAAAGTCAAATTTACCGTTACACACTCTACAGAGACATAGCAAATAGGCAATTGACGCTTTGTGGATTATATCTTATTACCTTGTCGGCATTCACAGAGATTTCCACTTCCACCGGTTCCTGATCATCAATGTTGACCTCAAAGGATCTCCCTTGGACTGTCCAAACTgtgaagagacaaaacaaaacatgttgaaGAACAGCCATATGTTCTGCAACATTTGATAAAGACAATGTTACAATCAAAATACATCAGCTCACCTGAACATGTCACCAGAATGCACACAAGGAGGACTGAAGATTTTTCCATTGCTGGCAGTGAGCGGTGATCTCTGGGTGTGTGTCTGGTAATAAACCTTTTATACATGACAGAGGTGAGCGGCTGCAGAACAACACTTCTGCAAGCCCCCATGGACGGAAACTCAAACCACAACCGGTGGCTCGTCACAGACCtttaagtggttttgtttaGACCACAATCACACAAAACCTTCTTCACACCACCCACTCATCTAGACTTTTCCAGTAAACATGCTCACTTTTTGGCATTAAAGGAAATGTGCTGGAGCCACGGTGCTGCTCCCATAGtaatagaatatattttattattattctatggTTGCATAGTCAGCAAAATACCAGGGGGTACAGGGGTTATATACTGACTTCAGATGTGAAGACCTGTTTACGGCAAATAAACGTCTCTCGCACTCACTATTCATATTTTCGAATAAACGTTTTGCTGTTTGagcttttaaaatactttaagtGACAATTAAAACTTCAGGTTGTCTGAGTTGTCAATCAAAGGGTCGGAATTTGACCATTAAAAACTTAAAGATATTCTGATGTTTCATTCTTCATTTGTCAAATTTTTGACCTGCCAAGGGACATTCATGTTTAATATTGCACAGGGTTACATAcaaatatgatacattttgaGCTTGAAGGTTTCCTTTGACCAGAGTCTACGGCAGTGTTAGCAGCTCTGTGTAATGTCATGTGATCACACATGCTTCTTACAGTGACAATGtaacatgcagatgtttagCATACTAACTTCAGCCCAAAGTAG contains:
- the LOC129103278 gene encoding antimicrobial peptide NK-lysin-like, whose protein sequence is MEKSSVLLVCILVTCSVWTVQGRSFEVNIDDQEPVEVEISVNADKLPGVCWACKWALNKVKKAIGSNATAENLTSKLKSICDQIGLLKSLCRKFVKTHLTELIEELTTTDDVRTICVNTGACKPKELLDLFFNPRDKGPSVEINEYA